One Succinispira mobilis DSM 6222 genomic window carries:
- the mnmG gene encoding tRNA uridine-5-carboxymethylaminomethyl(34) synthesis enzyme MnmG: protein MGSNEYDIIVVGAGHAGCEAALAAARLGKKTLLATISLDNVALMPCNPSLGGPAKGHLVREIDALGGQMGINADRACIQMRMLNTGKGHAVQALRSQADKIIYQNLMKQVIEAQDNLDLKQLMIDAILIEDKQVQGVLAETGEQFLAPCVILATGTYLASKIIYGKLAYDSGPNGLRTALKLSDSLRAAGVKIMRFKTGTPARVDARSLNYARMEEQAGDTQPHFFSFLSTERTLPQVSCYLTYTNETTHQVIHDNMHQAAMFNGLVEGVGPRYCPSIESKLMRFADKERHQLFVEPEGLSTSEMYVQGMSTSLPADVQIKFLQTIPGLEQAKMMRAGYAIDYDCLDPLQLQASLEHKEIKGLFSAGQANGTSGYEEAAAQGLMAGINAVRKLNQQEAFILGRAEAYIGVLIDDLVTKGTNEPYRMMTSRAEYRLLLRQDNADLRLTPKGRELGLVDEQRYAVFCAKQTEIEQGLLQLRTTNIAPNQEVQAKLATLGTPPIKSGINLLELLRRPEVSYQSLVEKFAMPRLSASASEQLEIQVKYEGYIKKQEKEVEKSNKLESKKIPAEINYQEIKELGLEAREKLIARRPLSIGQASRISGVSPADISVLLIYLEQKRREKNEI from the coding sequence ATGGGTAGTAATGAATATGATATTATCGTAGTTGGTGCGGGGCATGCTGGCTGTGAAGCGGCTTTAGCTGCTGCTAGACTTGGTAAAAAGACTCTGCTGGCAACAATTAGCTTAGATAATGTGGCCTTGATGCCTTGTAATCCTTCTTTGGGGGGGCCAGCTAAAGGGCATTTGGTAAGAGAAATTGATGCTTTAGGTGGACAAATGGGCATTAATGCAGATCGGGCTTGTATCCAAATGCGGATGCTTAATACGGGTAAAGGGCATGCAGTACAAGCTTTACGCTCGCAAGCAGATAAAATTATTTACCAGAACTTAATGAAGCAAGTTATTGAGGCTCAGGATAATTTAGACTTAAAGCAACTGATGATTGATGCTATCTTAATTGAAGATAAGCAGGTTCAAGGTGTTTTAGCTGAAACTGGTGAGCAGTTTTTAGCACCATGTGTAATTTTAGCTACGGGTACTTATTTGGCTTCAAAAATAATTTATGGTAAATTAGCCTATGATTCTGGGCCCAATGGCTTAAGGACGGCGTTGAAACTTTCAGACAGCCTGCGAGCTGCAGGGGTGAAGATTATGCGGTTTAAAACTGGGACTCCTGCCAGAGTTGATGCGCGCTCTTTAAATTATGCGCGGATGGAAGAGCAAGCAGGCGATACCCAGCCACACTTTTTTTCTTTTTTAAGTACGGAGCGGACGTTACCACAAGTATCGTGCTATTTAACCTACACCAATGAGACGACGCATCAGGTAATTCATGATAATATGCATCAAGCGGCAATGTTTAATGGTTTGGTAGAAGGAGTAGGGCCGCGTTATTGTCCTTCGATTGAATCGAAGTTAATGCGTTTTGCGGATAAAGAACGGCATCAATTATTTGTGGAGCCAGAGGGCTTAAGTACGAGCGAGATGTATGTACAAGGGATGTCGACTTCTTTACCAGCTGATGTTCAAATAAAATTTTTACAGACTATCCCAGGCTTAGAACAAGCGAAAATGATGCGTGCGGGTTATGCAATTGATTATGACTGTTTAGATCCTTTGCAGTTACAAGCATCTTTAGAGCATAAGGAAATTAAAGGTTTATTTTCCGCAGGTCAAGCTAACGGAACAAGTGGTTATGAAGAAGCAGCCGCACAAGGTTTGATGGCGGGAATTAATGCAGTGCGTAAGCTTAATCAGCAAGAAGCGTTTATTTTAGGGCGAGCGGAGGCTTATATTGGCGTACTAATTGATGATTTAGTGACTAAAGGAACTAATGAACCATATCGGATGATGACTTCACGGGCTGAATATCGACTTTTACTGCGGCAAGATAATGCTGATTTGCGCTTAACACCCAAAGGGCGAGAATTAGGGCTAGTTGATGAGCAGCGTTATGCTGTTTTTTGTGCGAAACAAACCGAAATTGAACAGGGGTTATTACAACTTAGAACAACAAATATCGCTCCGAATCAAGAAGTGCAAGCTAAGTTGGCAACCTTAGGTACGCCGCCGATAAAATCAGGGATTAACTTATTAGAACTTTTAAGACGCCCCGAGGTCAGTTATCAAAGTCTGGTAGAAAAATTTGCTATGCCTAGATTAAGTGCCTCGGCCAGTGAGCAATTAGAAATTCAAGTAAAATATGAAGGCTATATTAAGAAACAGGAAAAAGAGGTAGAGAAGTCGAATAAGTTAGAGAGTAAAAAAATTCCGGCGGAGATAAATTATCAAGAGATAAAAGAGCTAGGATTAGAGGCGCGGGAAAAATTGATTGCCCGGCGTCCCTTATCTATCGGCCAAGCTAGTAGAATTTCAGGTGTTTCACCTGCTGATATCAGTGTTTTGTTAATATACTTGGAGCAAAAGCGTAGGGAGAAAAATGAAATTTAG
- the rsmG gene encoding 16S rRNA (guanine(527)-N(7))-methyltransferase RsmG, giving the protein MKFRDCLQKYAQQAGFVLSEAQVTQLEQYYELLIETNKVMNLTAITEVREVVLKHILDSFYAYEPEIFNSGAKICDLGTGAGFPGVPLKVLQPKLDVVLMDSLAKRLKFLDQVIENLGLQQIVTCHLRAEDAGRSKQHREQYDLVCSRAVARLQILAEYCLPLLKTGGVFVAMKASNYQLEVEQAEAALKILGGKIIKIKQVQLPELEDKRVVIYIKKERSTAKTYPRKAGIPEKNPL; this is encoded by the coding sequence ATGAAATTTAGAGATTGTTTACAAAAATACGCCCAACAAGCTGGCTTTGTCTTGTCAGAAGCGCAAGTAACACAACTAGAGCAATATTATGAGTTACTGATTGAAACAAATAAGGTAATGAACTTAACGGCAATTACTGAAGTTCGTGAAGTAGTCTTAAAACACATATTAGATTCTTTTTATGCCTATGAACCAGAAATTTTTAATAGCGGTGCTAAAATATGTGATTTAGGAACAGGGGCAGGCTTCCCAGGAGTACCACTCAAGGTTTTACAACCCAAGCTAGATGTTGTGCTAATGGATTCTTTGGCGAAACGCCTGAAATTTTTAGACCAAGTTATTGAGAATTTAGGTTTACAACAAATTGTTACCTGTCATTTGCGAGCTGAAGATGCCGGTCGGAGTAAGCAACATCGCGAACAATACGATCTAGTTTGCTCACGCGCTGTGGCACGCTTGCAGATTTTAGCAGAATATTGTCTGCCCTTATTAAAAACAGGCGGTGTTTTTGTAGCCATGAAAGCAAGCAATTATCAACTAGAGGTAGAGCAGGCTGAGGCGGCTTTAAAAATCCTAGGTGGGAAAATAATTAAAATAAAGCAGGTGCAATTGCCAGAGTTAGAGGATAAGCGCGTTGTGATTTATATTAAAAAAGAACGTTCTACAGCGAAGACTTATCCTAGAAAAGCAGGAATTCCCGAAAAAAATCCCTTGTAA
- a CDS encoding ParB/RepB/Spo0J family partition protein, with protein MSASFNQRESSLNADKKLSNIIQVDVQKIIPNKDQPRKNFIQESLNELAESISNFGVLQPLLVSPTDSGEYMIIAGERRYRAAKLAGLKKVPVIIASYTNKQIAEVAMIENLQREDLHFIEEAEGYQKLMSEFNMTQQEVAKRVGKQQSTIANKLRILRLPQAVRAHLYERKITERHARALLKLEEEQLQLKVVQDILAKDLTVRQTETLIDNILLNKPEVAETDNGDKKKLKIVVKDARIIINTLKKSLAEVKDILAVNIKMQEEVLPEEIVLTIRIPNNASNKAKVSRETKK; from the coding sequence GTGTCGGCGAGTTTTAATCAACGCGAAAGTAGTCTAAATGCAGATAAAAAATTGTCCAATATTATACAAGTAGATGTACAAAAAATAATACCAAATAAAGATCAACCGCGAAAAAACTTTATTCAAGAAAGTTTAAATGAATTAGCTGAATCAATTAGCAATTTTGGGGTATTGCAGCCGTTACTGGTTAGTCCAACAGATAGTGGAGAATACATGATTATTGCTGGTGAGCGAAGATATCGGGCCGCAAAATTAGCGGGCTTAAAGAAGGTTCCGGTGATTATTGCTAGTTATACTAATAAGCAAATTGCTGAAGTTGCCATGATTGAGAATTTGCAACGCGAGGATCTGCATTTTATTGAAGAAGCCGAAGGCTATCAAAAGCTAATGAGTGAATTTAATATGACGCAACAAGAAGTCGCGAAAAGAGTTGGCAAGCAACAATCGACAATCGCAAATAAATTGCGGATTTTAAGGTTGCCGCAAGCGGTAAGAGCACATTTGTATGAGCGGAAAATAACGGAGCGTCACGCGCGTGCTTTATTGAAATTAGAAGAAGAACAGTTGCAGTTAAAAGTTGTACAAGATATTTTAGCCAAAGATTTAACTGTGCGTCAGACAGAAACTTTAATAGATAATATCTTGTTAAATAAGCCAGAGGTGGCGGAAACGGATAATGGCGATAAAAAGAAGTTAAAAATAGTGGTTAAAGATGCGCGGATTATTATTAATACTCTAAAAAAATCTTTGGCAGAGGTAAAAGATATTTTAGCTGTTAATATTAAAATGCAAGAAGAAGTTTTGCCAGAAGAAATAGTTTTAACAATTCGTATCCCGAATAATGCCAGCAACAAAGCTAAAGTTTCACGTGAAACAAAAAAGTAA
- a CDS encoding ParB/RepB/Spo0J family partition protein, with product MKQQQNTPETAAELIKIAQILPCRYQPRKVFAAQQLQELAISIKQQGLVQPIIVRVHPELPTNYELVAGERRLRAVKLLGWTAIPALIRPYSDVQLQQVTLIENIQRQDLNAIEEAQALKSLLESLQITQEQLAQKIGKSRTAISNALRLLALPEYIQTQLAAGKVSVGQVRPLLAVSEAGEQKRLWQQVIAENLTARQVEQLVKQQKPKSAGKPTMLAAGDVHLKAIEEQLIERLGTKVKIQGTQAQGKIEIDYYGLQNLEELLEQLLGTKRW from the coding sequence GTGAAACAGCAGCAAAATACACCAGAAACAGCAGCAGAGTTAATTAAGATCGCCCAAATTTTACCCTGTAGATATCAGCCCCGCAAAGTTTTTGCGGCACAGCAGCTACAAGAATTGGCGATATCTATCAAGCAGCAAGGCTTAGTACAACCAATTATTGTACGTGTGCATCCTGAATTACCGACAAACTATGAATTAGTTGCGGGTGAGAGAAGGTTGCGAGCTGTTAAGTTATTGGGTTGGACAGCAATTCCCGCTTTAATTAGGCCTTATTCAGATGTACAATTGCAACAAGTCACATTAATAGAGAATATTCAAAGGCAGGATCTAAATGCGATCGAAGAGGCCCAAGCTCTGAAAAGCTTGTTGGAAAGTTTGCAAATTACTCAAGAACAATTGGCTCAAAAAATTGGCAAAAGCCGTACCGCTATCAGTAATGCTTTGCGCCTATTAGCTTTGCCAGAGTATATCCAAACCCAGTTGGCGGCGGGAAAGGTTTCGGTTGGTCAAGTGCGGCCCTTACTAGCTGTGAGTGAAGCCGGCGAACAAAAACGGTTGTGGCAACAGGTAATTGCTGAAAATTTGACAGCGCGACAGGTAGAGCAACTGGTAAAGCAACAAAAACCTAAATCAGCAGGGAAACCAACTATGTTGGCGGCTGGTGATGTGCATTTAAAAGCTATCGAAGAACAGCTGATTGAACGATTAGGAACTAAGGTGAAGATCCAAGGTACTCAAGCACAAGGAAAAATTGAAATTGATTATTATGGCCTGCAAAATCTAGAAGAATTGCTAGAACAGTTGTTGGGCACAAAACGGTGGTGA